One window from the genome of Acidobacteriota bacterium encodes:
- a CDS encoding site-2 protease family protein gives MRPLVGRLAFPMLNLFGIRVRVHFTFILLLVWMAVLAPNLESNAVLLGLVVVGLLASVVLHELGHALTARRYGIETREIVLTPIGGVARLDGYPQGLAELAIAAAGPLVNLALAVVLFFGLLVAGLPPWGAGAVVDLHSALQWLLFGNLCLFALNLLPAFPLDGGRILRSALSFLLGQERATKIATRLGLALAAVLGLAALVPWVLGLMFNMLLLLTAFFVLLGATRESSLVKTLQALEGRRAGEAMMTRCERLAPQDTIEWAVRLLLSTTQRQFPVVDGWGRVAGEVDRDRLLELVARCPGDTPLLELMNREPLTVTEDCDLLEVLRQLQSSARALWVVRDHELRGMLTADGLSQFVEVCNRLRHRDTGAVGS, from the coding sequence ATGAGACCGTTGGTCGGCAGGCTCGCCTTCCCCATGCTGAACCTGTTCGGGATCCGCGTGCGGGTCCACTTCACCTTCATCCTGCTCCTGGTCTGGATGGCGGTGTTGGCGCCGAACCTGGAGAGCAACGCCGTGCTGCTCGGCCTGGTTGTCGTGGGGTTGCTGGCGAGCGTGGTCCTGCACGAGCTGGGCCACGCCCTGACCGCTCGACGGTACGGGATCGAGACCCGCGAGATCGTGCTGACACCGATCGGAGGCGTGGCTCGCCTGGACGGCTATCCGCAGGGCCTGGCCGAGTTGGCGATCGCGGCTGCCGGCCCGCTGGTGAACCTGGCCCTCGCGGTGGTGCTCTTCTTTGGCCTGCTGGTGGCCGGGCTGCCGCCCTGGGGCGCCGGCGCCGTCGTCGATCTGCATTCCGCGCTGCAGTGGCTGCTGTTCGGCAACCTGTGTCTGTTTGCGCTCAATCTGCTGCCCGCGTTTCCCCTCGACGGCGGCCGCATCCTGCGCTCGGCCCTGTCCTTCCTCCTGGGTCAGGAGCGGGCGACGAAGATCGCGACCCGGCTGGGGTTGGCGCTGGCGGCAGTGCTCGGGTTGGCCGCTCTCGTGCCGTGGGTGCTTGGGCTGATGTTCAACATGCTGCTTCTCCTGACCGCCTTCTTCGTGCTCCTGGGGGCGACCCGCGAGTCCTCGCTGGTCAAGACGCTGCAGGCCCTCGAGGGCCGGCGGGCGGGGGAGGCGATGATGACCCGCTGCGAACGGCTGGCGCCGCAGGACACGATCGAGTGGGCGGTGCGGCTGCTGCTTTCCACCACGCAGCGGCAGTTTCCGGTCGTCGATGGCTGGGGACGAGTAGCAGGCGAAGTGGACCGCGATCGCCTGCTCGAACTCGTGGCCCGATGCCCGGGCGACACGCCCCTGCTCGAACTGATGAACCGCGAACCGCTCACCGTGACCGAGGACTGCGACCTGCTGGAAGTGTTGCGGCAGTTGCAGAGTTCGGCGCGCGCTCTCTGGGTGGTCCGTGACCACGAGCTACGCGGAATGCTCACCGCGGACGGCCTGTCCCAGTTCGTCGAAGTGTGCAACCGACTCAGGCACCGTGACACCGGCGCGGTGGGGTCCTGA
- a CDS encoding pyridoxal phosphate-dependent aminotransferase encodes MAVSRRVAELRREGVEVFDLGAGEPDFPSPETAVRAARRALDEGRTKYTVLEGTPELRAGLAARYGKEGAPWSAANVLVTVGAKAALYELAQAFLSPGDEVVVPTPAWVSIPAQVRLAGATVVTVPMAAADGFAIRAQPLIDAMSERTRAVVINSPCNPTGAVAGVLDLERVARACAERGALLISDETYERFIYDGQRYASVASLAARYPETVVLVGSFSKTYAMTGWRLGYLLGAPSVIAAAAAVQSHVTSNATSFAMAGAEAVLEQEPPEAAALVAACARRRARGLAELDRSPGVVCPPPAGAFYAVPDVSAWFDERCPDSAAFCRRLLDEAGVATTPGSAFGCEGHIRLSYACSDRMLTTGLERMAELLGARRRRAG; translated from the coding sequence ATGGCTGTCTCCCGGCGGGTGGCCGAGCTGCGCCGCGAGGGGGTCGAAGTCTTCGACCTGGGAGCCGGAGAGCCCGACTTCCCCTCGCCGGAGACAGCCGTAAGGGCTGCGAGGCGGGCCCTGGATGAGGGCCGGACGAAGTATACGGTGCTGGAAGGCACGCCCGAGCTGAGAGCGGGGCTGGCGGCCCGGTACGGCAAGGAGGGAGCGCCCTGGAGCGCGGCCAACGTGCTGGTCACGGTGGGCGCCAAGGCGGCGCTGTACGAGCTGGCCCAGGCGTTTCTGTCGCCCGGTGACGAAGTCGTGGTGCCGACGCCGGCCTGGGTCAGCATTCCGGCCCAGGTGCGGCTCGCGGGCGCTACGGTCGTCACGGTTCCGATGGCTGCCGCGGACGGCTTCGCGATTCGGGCGCAGCCTCTGATCGATGCGATGTCGGAGCGAACGCGGGCCGTGGTCATCAACTCGCCGTGCAACCCCACCGGTGCGGTCGCCGGGGTCCTGGACCTGGAGCGCGTCGCCCGCGCCTGTGCCGAGCGCGGCGCCCTGCTGATCTCGGACGAGACCTACGAGCGGTTCATCTACGACGGCCAGCGGTACGCCAGCGTCGCGTCGCTGGCGGCCCGGTACCCGGAGACGGTCGTTCTGGTGGGTTCGTTCTCGAAGACCTACGCGATGACCGGCTGGCGGCTCGGCTACCTGCTTGGCGCCCCTTCGGTGATTGCCGCGGCTGCCGCCGTGCAGAGCCACGTGACCTCGAACGCGACCTCATTCGCGATGGCCGGCGCCGAGGCGGTCCTGGAGCAGGAGCCGCCCGAGGCGGCTGCCCTGGTGGCGGCGTGCGCGCGGCGCCGCGCGCGCGGTTTGGCCGAGCTGGACCGGAGTCCGGGAGTCGTCTGCCCGCCGCCGGCCGGCGCCTTCTACGCGGTCCCGGACGTGAGCGCCTGGTTCGATGAGCGCTGTCCCGACTCGGCGGCGTTCTGTCGCCGCCTGCTGGACGAGGCCGGCGTGGCCACGACGCCCGGTTCGGCGTTCGGATGCGAAGGCCATATCCGCCTCTCCTATGCCTGCAGCGACCGGATGCTGACGACTGGGCTGGAGCGGATGGCGGAGCTGCTGGGCGCGAGAAGGAGGCGGGCGGGATGA